The Candidatus Methylomirabilota bacterium genome contains the following window.
TCGGCCGCCAGAGCGACCTGCCGGTCCAGATCAGCCACGTCAAGGCGGCGGGCCGCCCGAACTGGGGCAAGGTGGAGCGGGCGCTCGAGCTGATCGACGCCGCCTGCGCCGACGGCCTCGACGTCACGGCCGACGTCTATCCCTACACGGCCTCCAGCACGACGCTGCGGGCGCTCCTACCCGACTGGGCGCTCGAGGGCGGCATCGACGCCATGCTCAAGCGCCTCGCCGACGCCGAGGTCCGCGCGCGAATCCGGCGCGAGCTGGAGCTGCCGGTGACCGGGCAGAGCCTGCTGGATCGGATCGGCTGGGAGAACATCATGATCGCCTACTGCCCCCGGCGGAAGGACGCCGAGGGCCGACGGCTCTCGGAAATCGCCGCCGCGCGTGGCGTGGAGCCCCTCGAGGCGGCGATCGATCTCATCGTGGAGGAGGCGGGCAAGGCCTCCATGATCCTCTTCCAGCTCCACGAGGGCGACCTCCGGCGCGCCCTGGCCCACCCGCGGGTGATGATCGGCTCCGACGGCTCGTCCCTGGCGCCGTACGGCGAGCTGGGAGAGGGCAAGCCGCATCCGCGAAGCTACGGAACGTTTCCCCGCGTGCTCGGCGAATACGTGCGCGAGCAGCGCGTCCTCACGCTGCCGCAGGCCGTTCACAAGATGACGGGGCTGCCGGCCCGCCGGCTCGGGCTCAAGGATCGCGGCGCGATCAGGGTCGGCGCCCGGGCGGATCTCGTGGTCTTCGACCCCAAGAAGGTCGCCGATCGGGCCACGTACGAGGCCCCCCATCGCTACCCGGTGGGCATCGAGCACGTGCTGGTCAACGGCCGCCTCGTCATCAGGGACGGCGAGCACACGGGCAGCCTACCGGGTAAGGTGCTGCGCCTGCCGTGAAGATCGGACGCGCCGTCCGGGATCTGCTCGCCCAGCTCGGCACCGCCGCCTCGATGGAGGACGAGCTGCGGCAAACCCTCCAGCGGCTGCTCGGGATCAGCGGCGCCGTTGCTGGCTTGCTCGCCTTTCCTTCGGGCGGAGCCGGGGCGATCGTCGTCACCGCCAAACGGGCCGCGATGCCCGACGCGCTCGACGACTGGCTCCGGCAGCGCCTGGCCATGCGTCCGGCGCGCGGTCTCCGCCTCGCGCGCGTCGTTCCCCCGGATGTCGGACGCACCCTCGTCGAGCTCCGGGCGCCGCTAGCCTCACGCCGCAACCCTGGCGGCCACCTGCTCCTGGTCGGGCGCCTGCGCCGCGCGTCGCTACCCGCGGCGCTCCAGGGTGAGCTAGGCGGCGCCCTCGCGCGGGTCTGGCGCCTGCATCGGGGGGCCCGAGAGACCCGGGCGCTGCTCGAGGCCGGCCGCGCGGTGACGGCGAGCCTCGACGTCCAGGAGACGATCCGCGTGATCATGACCGAGGCGCGCAGCGTGCTGGGCGTCGAGTCGTGCAGCCTCATGACCTTCGATCCCGCGACGGAGGAGCTGATGGCGGTCGCCTCCCTGGATCTCCCCCAGGAGATGGTCACCAAGATCCGCCTCCGGGAGGGCGAAGGAATCGCCGGGCGCGCCGTCAGCGAGCGCCGGCCCGTCCAGAGCACTGATCTCTACAGCGATGCTCGCGTGCGCTACCCGGACCTGGCCCGGACCAGCGGGTTCCGCTCGATGCTGGCGGCGCCGCTCCGGGTCGGCCAGCGTGCGATCGGGGCGATCACCGTGTTACGCCGCGACGTCCACCGGTTCTCGGCCGACGAGGAGGAGCTGCTGCTGGCCTTCGCCGATCAGGCGGCGATCGCCCTCGAGCATGCGCGCCTCTACCAGCAGCTGGAAGGCATGGTGGCCGCCCGCACGCGCGAGCTCGACGCCCAGAAGCGCTTCGTCGAGGTGGTCCTGGAGACCCTGCCCCTCGGCGTGTTCGTCCTGGACGCCGGCCTGCGCGTCGTGCGCGGCAACCGCGAAGGGGGACGCGTGCTGGCCTGCGGCGAGCCGGGCGGCCGCTCCCTCGGCGAGCTGGTGCCGGCCGCGCGCGGCGAAAGCCTCCGCGCCTTCCTGGAGGGTGCCCTGACGGCGCGGCGGGTCGAGTCGCTCGAGGATGAAATGGTGATCGGGGGCGAGACGAAGATCCTCCGGCTGACGGCGGCTCCCATCGAGCCGGCCGTCGAGCACCTGGTGCTCCTCGTCGAGGAGGTGACGCTGGCCAAGCGCCTGGAGCGGCAGATGCTCCTCACCGAGCGCCTGACCACGGCCGGCCGGCTGGCGGCGGGCGTCGCTCACGAGCTGAACAACCCGCTGGCCACGATCGCCGGCTGCGCCGAGTCGCTGCTGGCCCGGACGCGCGAGGGGGTGCTGGCGCGGACGCCGGAGATCGACGACTTCCGCCACTACCTCGGTCTCATCGAGGAGGAGACCTACCGCTGCAAGGAGATCACCGGGAGCCTGTTGCAGTTCGTGCGGGAGCCCGGGAGCCGGCGGGGGCCCACCGACCTCAACGCGCTGGTGCTGAAGACGATCGAGCTGCTGTCGCACCAGTCGCGGTTCGGGGGGCGCCGGTTCGCCACCGAGCTCGATCCCGAGCTGCCGGCGGTCACCGCCAACGAGGGCCAGCTCCGGCAGGTGTTCCTGGGCATCGCCGCCAACGCCCTGGAGGCGATGGACAGCGATGGAACGCTGCGGATCCGCTCGCGCCGGCGGCGGGGGGAGATCGAGGTGGAGCTCGAGGACGAGGGGCCGGGCATCCCCGACGAGATCCTGGGGCGGATCTTCGACCCGTTCTTCACGACGAAGCCCCCGGGGCAGGGGACCGGGCTCGGGCTGGCGATCGCCCAGGGCATCGTGACCGATCACGGCGGGCGCCTCGAGGTGACCTCGCGCGTGGGCAAGGGGTCGATCTTCCGCGTGGTGCTGCCGGCGTGAAGCGCGCCATCCGCGTGCTGGTCGCCGACGACGAGAAGAATCTGCGCGAGCTGGTCGTGCGCGAGCTCGCCCGCAAGGGCCACGAGGTGGAGGGCGTGGCCGACGGCGAGGCGGCGCTGGCGCGTCTGGGCGAGAGCGCCTACGACGTCGTCGTCCTCGACATGAAGATGCCGCGCAAGGCCGGGATCGAGGTCCTGCGCGACCTGGCCGGGCTGGCGGAGTCACCCCAGGTCATCGTCATGACGGGGTTCCAGGAGGTGGCTACCGCCGTCGAGGCGATGAAGCTCGGAGCCTACGACTACCTGACGAAGCCCACGCGGATCGAGGAGCTGGACGTCCTCATCCGCAAGGCGGCCGAGAAGGGTCAGCTCCTGCGCGACAACGTTGCGCTGCGCGCTCACGCGCCCGGTGCCCAGCCCTTCAGCGGCATCCTCACCGGGAACGCGCGCATGCAGGAGGTGCTCCGGATCGTCGAGCGGGTGGCGCCCACCGACTCGTCGGTCCTGGTACTGGGCGAGAGCGGGACCGGCAAGGAGCTGGTCGCGCGCGCCATCCACGAGCGCTCCCCGCGGACCGACCGCCCCTTCGTGCCCATCCACTGCGGCGCCCTGCCCCGCGAGGTGCTGGAGTCGGAGCTGTTTGGCCACGAGAAGGGCGCGTTCACGGGCGCCGTCACCGCCAAGCCCGGCCTGATCGAGCTGGCCGACGGTGGCACGCTCCTGCTGGACGAGATCGGGGAGATCGAGCCGGACAGCCAGGTGAAGCTGCTGCGCGCGCTGGAGACGGGCACCTTCTTTCGCGTCGGCGGAACCCGGGCGCGCCGGGTCGACGTGCGGATCGTCGCCGCGACCAATCGCGACCTCGCCGAGGCGATGCGGGCCGGCCAGTTCCGGCAGGATCTCTACTACCGGATCAACACCATCACCGTGCAACTGCCGCCGCTGCGCGAGCGGCGCGAGGACGTGCCGCTGCTCGCCCGACACTTCCTGGAGGCGAACGCCGCCTACGGCGCCAAACAGCTCAGCGCCGCCGCGCTGGCGTGCCTGGAAGCCTACTCGTGGCCGGGCAACGTCCGAGAGCTGCAGCATGCGATCGAGCGCGCCGTGATCCTGGCCAAGGAGGACGAGATCCAGCCCGAAGATCTGCCGCCGGAGGCCCGGGGCGGGGGCGGGCCGCCCGCGGCGCCCCTGGTCGGAAGTCTCGAGGCGATAGAACGCCAGCATATCG
Protein-coding sequences here:
- a CDS encoding D-aminoacylase; protein product: MFERPPPRMMFDLKLEGATVIDGTGAAGSRADVGIRDETIAAVGDLSRESAGRTVNVAGRVLTPGFIDMHSHSDWRLWANRRAESKIRQGVTTEVVGNCGFSPAPVATEHLDDLKGFALYLPRNMDFRWRSVREYLDAFDVDGTAVNVIQLVGHGTLRVAAMGFARRPPAATELAYMQRLLGAAAEDGAWGLSTGLIYAPGSYATTDEIVALARAARGRGIYASHIRGEGATLLDAVAEAIRIGRQSDLPVQISHVKAAGRPNWGKVERALELIDAACADGLDVTADVYPYTASSTTLRALLPDWALEGGIDAMLKRLADAEVRARIRRELELPVTGQSLLDRIGWENIMIAYCPRRKDAEGRRLSEIAAARGVEPLEAAIDLIVEEAGKASMILFQLHEGDLRRALAHPRVMIGSDGSSLAPYGELGEGKPHPRSYGTFPRVLGEYVREQRVLTLPQAVHKMTGLPARRLGLKDRGAIRVGARADLVVFDPKKVADRATYEAPHRYPVGIEHVLVNGRLVIRDGEHTGSLPGKVLRLP
- a CDS encoding ATP-binding protein, producing the protein MKIGRAVRDLLAQLGTAASMEDELRQTLQRLLGISGAVAGLLAFPSGGAGAIVVTAKRAAMPDALDDWLRQRLAMRPARGLRLARVVPPDVGRTLVELRAPLASRRNPGGHLLLVGRLRRASLPAALQGELGGALARVWRLHRGARETRALLEAGRAVTASLDVQETIRVIMTEARSVLGVESCSLMTFDPATEELMAVASLDLPQEMVTKIRLREGEGIAGRAVSERRPVQSTDLYSDARVRYPDLARTSGFRSMLAAPLRVGQRAIGAITVLRRDVHRFSADEEELLLAFADQAAIALEHARLYQQLEGMVAARTRELDAQKRFVEVVLETLPLGVFVLDAGLRVVRGNREGGRVLACGEPGGRSLGELVPAARGESLRAFLEGALTARRVESLEDEMVIGGETKILRLTAAPIEPAVEHLVLLVEEVTLAKRLERQMLLTERLTTAGRLAAGVAHELNNPLATIAGCAESLLARTREGVLARTPEIDDFRHYLGLIEEETYRCKEITGSLLQFVREPGSRRGPTDLNALVLKTIELLSHQSRFGGRRFATELDPELPAVTANEGQLRQVFLGIAANALEAMDSDGTLRIRSRRRRGEIEVELEDEGPGIPDEILGRIFDPFFTTKPPGQGTGLGLAIAQGIVTDHGGRLEVTSRVGKGSIFRVVLPA
- a CDS encoding sigma-54 dependent transcriptional regulator — protein: MKRAIRVLVADDEKNLRELVVRELARKGHEVEGVADGEAALARLGESAYDVVVLDMKMPRKAGIEVLRDLAGLAESPQVIVMTGFQEVATAVEAMKLGAYDYLTKPTRIEELDVLIRKAAEKGQLLRDNVALRAHAPGAQPFSGILTGNARMQEVLRIVERVAPTDSSVLVLGESGTGKELVARAIHERSPRTDRPFVPIHCGALPREVLESELFGHEKGAFTGAVTAKPGLIELADGGTLLLDEIGEIEPDSQVKLLRALETGTFFRVGGTRARRVDVRIVAATNRDLAEAMRAGQFRQDLYYRINTITVQLPPLRERREDVPLLARHFLEANAAYGAKQLSAAALACLEAYSWPGNVRELQHAIERAVILAKEDEIQPEDLPPEARGGGGPPAAPLVGSLEAIERQHIVTTLRQVGGHRGKAAALLEIDPKTLYRKILDYLITPEEWR